Part of the Companilactobacillus zhachilii genome is shown below.
GGATTTGCACGCCAAGTTGATAGCAAATTAAAGAATGAATATGGAACTAATCGAACAGTTATTAATTGGTTTCACAATGGACAAAATAAAGATGCACGTATTCTATCTAACTCAAGTTGGGTAGAAGAACATGTACATTATCCGGAGGACTGGAAGTTAAGATTTCCAGTCTTTTTTGATGCTATTAAAAAATATCAAAGAGCAGGTAAGAATCTGCATGATGATGCATCTGATTCATTAACAGGTGTTGCTGAATCAGTCATGGCAATGCAATCAGAAACACAAGCGCCATCAATCAATGAGCAAGCTGACTATTTAGATAGCCTGGGACTCTAAATGAAAGGAGAGTGATTTAATGGCAATTGAAGATAATCCAATGGCGTACTATTCAAGTCTACCTTATCCAGATCAACGAACAATTCATATGTTGAGTGGTAGACGTTTCTCACTTGAATCAAATAAACAATACAAAATGCCACAAGAAATATTTGATGCTTTGAAGAAGAATTCGGTTAAGCTTGGAGAAGTTGCGACCCAATTTATTGAGAAACACCAAGCGCTTCAAGTACCACGCTTATTAACGTTGTATCGTTATTACATTGGTGACAATGATATTCACTACTGGGATAGTGAAAAGTCTGACAGTAGGGCCGATAATCGTATTGCAAGTGGGTTTGCTCATTTCATTACATCAATTAAAACTGGCTATCGTTTCGGCAACAATATTAAATTTCAATACAACGAAGATTCTGATACATCTAAAGATGATGAAGATAAGCTCAATGATTTGATTGCTGATTTTAATTCTAAGAATGATGAATCATATCATGAAAAAATTATGGGCAAGAACCTGTCAATTATGGGACGTGCGTACGAATTAATGTATGTACGTGAGAATACCAACGAAGTGGCATTACGACCTGTGAACCCTGCTAATGCGTTTGTGGTTTACGATTCTAGCATGGAACAACATTCACTATTTGCCGTTTATTATTACAACATCAACTTTAATCAGCAAGATTATTGGTACACAGTTATCTATACTGATGATCATATTTACTATTACAAGCCAACGTCTGATTATGATGGACAACTAACATTATTAAGAAGTGAAGAGCATAGCTTTGGTAGTGTTCCAATCACTGAATATATTAATAATGATGAACGTATGGGTGACTGGGAATATAAGCTTGATACCATTGATGCAATCGATAAAAGTAAGTCTGAAATGGCAAACTCACAAGAAGACTTTAGCAATGCAATGCTTATGATTACTGGTGATATTGATGTTCCTAAAACACCATGGGTCGGCGCTGATGGCCAACCATTGAAAGATGAAGATGGACATATTCTTTATAAGAAGAAGCCTCAAATTGATACTCATCAAAGCAAGATATGGTTAAAGCCAGCACTAGTTAAGAGTGGTATCAATGATAACAGCCAGGTTGTTCAACCTACTGCATCGTATCTAACTAAAGAATTGAATTCTGATGGCTGGAAACTCTACATTGATGCTTTGAATATGGAAATTCATAAGGACACAAATACACCCGATACAAGTGATGCTAACTTTGCATCAAATGCGTCGGGTGTTGCCATGTCATATAAGCTTTGGGGCAGTGATCAAGAGCGTTCTAATCAGGAATCATTGTATACAAGAGGAATCATGCGCCGTATGCGCTTATTGGGTAATTATTGGCAAAAGTTAAATGACATTAAAGATGCAAGTATGGTTGAGAACATTAATCCAATCTATACGCCTAATTTGCCTAAGAATGATGCAGAAATTATGCAGACCGTCACCGCTTTGGTTAATACCGGTAAAGTTTCTGATCAGACTATTCTTGAACAAATAGAACCAATCACAGGTGTGAGTTATGAGTCCGAAAAGGAACGTAATGAAGATGATACTGAAGAAGCTCAAAAGAGTAATCCTTTTAACAAGGTATTTAATAGAAAGTCTGACGATAATCAAGAGCCAGAAAGTGATGATTCTGATTCAAAAGAGGTAGATTCTGATGAAACTAACGAAGAATCAAGCGATTAGAATTGCTCAAAAAGTCTATGGTAAGCAGGACGAACGTGTTAAAGAAATAGAACACATGTATCGAGATACTCAATCTAAGGTTATTAATGATGTTGATGCGTTCATGGGAGCTAACAAATCATGGACAGCGAAGGCTAGTCCTGATGAGATTGCTAACTTCTTAGCCAATTTAAAAGATACTTTTTATAACGCTAGTGCTGATGATCAGAATCTTATTAAGATTGCATATGGTAGTAATGAGCTAAGAACTAATGGTGATATGTTAATGGCTAATATCACTAGGGATGTTGTCAGACAGTCGATGGCTCAAAAGATTCATTTAGGCGTATCAACTAAAAATATTCCTGATGTTGTCAATGCTTCAACATATCATCAAGCTACTAAAGTTCTTAGAAATAATAGACATATTTCAGAGCAAAGTAAGAATGTCGATGCAATTATTTATAAGTCAGTTCAAAATGCCACATTGGACAGTCACGTTGATTCTGACATGTTTTCATCAATCAATAAGCAAACTATGCAGACACTTAGAAAAGTTCGTGACGTTGCCGAAATGGCTGCTAAAAGTCCTAAGGATTCTTTGAATTGGAAAACTACTATTTCCAATATTTTGACTGGTGGTGACAAAGCTACCGATGGTCAAATGGGACGTGCAGCAGGATTAATCAGGACTGCGACAGCTCAAGCCATGAACCGTACTAGGTTGCAAGACTTCCATTCAAGAGGCGTTAAGAAGTATAAATATATATCACTAGAAGCTCAAAATACTTGTGCTGATTGTGATGCACTTGATGGCCAGATATTTAATGTTGAAGATGCTGAAGAAGGTGTTAACTTTCCGTTAATGCATCCTAATTGTCAGTGTACTGTCATTGAAATTAATGACGATGATGATTGGGATAATAGTGATTACGATGTCACAGATGAATTAGATGAATTGTAGGCAACTTTAAATGTTGTCTTTTTTTATGCCTTCAAACGTGTGTCAGGCGTTAAAGAGCCATGGGTATAAAGCCGACGGGCTATAAATGGAAATCAATGCCGACGGGCTTAAAACGGGAGGATAACTTATGGACCCTAATCAAAATAATGACCAATCACAAGAACCAAATGTAAATAATGAGCCTACTCAAACTGAAGTGACTTTTGATGATAAGCAACAAGAAAAAGTTAATCAATTAGTAAGTGCAGGCAAAGCCAAAGAAAAAGCTCGTGCCGATCAAACTATTAAAGAGTTGCAAAGCAAGGTTGGAAACATTCCAAATTTGATTAAAGAAGCAATTGCAAAGCATGACACCGAAGCAAATATGACAGATAAAGAGAAGTCGGATGCTCATACTCAAGAGCTTGAAAATCAAATTGCAAAACTGCAAGAAGAAAACAAACACCGTGCATTAGTTGATAGTGCTAATAAGATTGTAGCCGAAAAAGGATTGCCACAATCATTTGCAAAATTGTTCGTTGGTTCTACTGATGACGAGACTCAACAAAACCTTGAAAGTGTCAAAACTGAATTTGATAAAGCTGTGCAAGAAAGTGTTGAAGAACGCCTAAAGGGTAAGAGTTCACCTCAAACCGCTACTGGCAGTCAAGCTACAACAGTCAATGAGGATTTAAGTGACATGAGCCTTGAAGATTTAACTAAGGCATATCTGCAAAATCCAGATTTGATTAAGAAGAATTATTTAAATAAATAGAAAGAAGGAAATTTAAATGCCACAATTTACCGGCTCTACATTTTTAGGTCAATTAGTTATTCCTGAGATTTGGGCACAATATATTAATAACGACAATACTAAAACTAATCGGTTACTAACGTCTGGAGCTATTACCGCCGATGATGTAATGGGGGCACATTTGCAAGACCCAGGCAGATTAATGAATATTCCAGTATTAAATGATTTATATGGTGATCCACAAGATTGGAATGACACCGATGATATTAAGGTAAATTCATTAACAACTGATCAACATAATGCTATCAAGTTTTATCAAGCAATGGCATATGGTGCTTCCGACTTTGGTCAACAAGTTTCAGGAGCTAATGTTCAAGCACGTATTACATCACGCTTTTCAAATTATTGGCAAGGTCAAGACCAACGTTTGCTATTAGCATTGCTTAATAATATGTATCTTATTGATGATTTGAAACAAGAAAAGTCGTTTGGATTTGATACAGCAAAGGATTTATCAACTGGGGATTATTTAGCAGCATTATCAAGAATGGGTGATGTTGCAACACCAAGTTTGACTAGACTAGTTGTTAATTCAGCCACTGTATTTGCTATGCGTGAGCAAAACTTAATTGCTGATGTTCAACCATCTCAAGGTGCTACAAACCTTACAACTTATAACGGTATTTCAATCGTTGAAGATGATGATATTGAATTAGCAGCTGACGGTACAACAACAATGTACGCTTTGAGCGACGGAGCTATGCGTTATTCAACAGCCCCATCAAGTCAAAACGCCGTTGAAGTAACTCGTGATGCATTAGGAAAAGGAGGCCAATCAGCAATTATTAACCGCCGTATCGTTTCAATGCATCCAAATGGCTTGGGATATGATGTTACACAATCATATGAAGGCTTAACTGTTAATAAGCTTGAAAGTGCAACAGTACCTTATTACAAGATTGTTACCGATCCACGTAACATTGGTGTTGTGGCTTATAAGTTCAAGGTTGATCCTAAGTATGTCGTTACAAATATCAATACTAAGGCTAAGAAGACAGCAGCATCAACATCTGGTACTACAACAGGCAAGTAATGAGGTGATTGCATGAGTGAAGAAACGCCCACAGTTACTGATACAGTTTTAAAAAATATAGAAGTTCTTAACGATCTCAAAACCGATGATCCTCGAATTCCTAGAATCAAAATTTACATTGATAATGCTATTGATGAAATCAAACTGTATTTAGATATTGATACTATCGATTCTAAGCTGACTGTTATTGTTCAAAAAGTTACTCAAGACGCTTTGACTAAAGAAAACTATGAAGGGACTAAATCTATTTCTGAAGAGGGGATGTCATTGACGTTCCAAGACACGGATTTATCACCTTATTTTGATTTGCTTAACCAGTACAAAGATGGTCTGGAAGAGAATGACCATAGAGGGAGCGTGATGACCTTTGATTAGACCTGTTATTTATTTGGTTCACGAAGTAAGTAAGCCTAATAGTTCACCTTTAGACCACACAAAAAAGCTAGTAGCTACCAAATACTATGGTGCTAGAGTAACAGAACTGAATGGCGCTCAAGAACAACTAAACGTATTTGGACGACAGTTTGCTAAGTCGTGGGTAATTAGATTCAATTCACCTGAAAAAGCTGATTTCGTTGGATTTGAAGGTGAATTTAACGAGAAAACTCAATCGCCTAAATATTCAGTTAGTCAAATCAGAAATCATCGTAATCGAACTACTATGTACGTCACTGGGACGGTGGTTAAACCATGAATGAAGATGAAAATGAGAATCAACCGACTGTTAGAATTCAGATCAAAGATGATTATAAAGACCCAATGATTACTATGGCAAGGTCTTTAAAACAATCTGGTAATTCAGATTTGGCCGAGATTATTTTGCAGGACAAAGCAAGAATGGAAAAAAATGTTCCTAAATTAATTGAAAAGCTTGGAAACCAAGAAGTTTCCGATGCTGTGGATTTGATTAGAGAACGTGAATACCATTCAAAAAGCGGATATCGTGGTAATGGTAATCTCGAAAAGAGTATCAAAAAGAAAATTTCTGACGATAAATTAAGCGTTGATGTATTCCCAACAGCACTGTCTAGTGATGGCAAAGGTAAATCTAGTGGTGGATATCCTTACGGTAGTGCGTTTGAACATGGCCTAAAAAGTAAGGATTATCCAGCACAGCATCCAATGAGAGATAGTGGACGTGATCTCGATGTAGATACTTACACTGATGAGATGCTTAAAAATTCAATAAAGTAGGTGGTCAATATTTCACCAACACGAGATTTGATGACAAGTGCTTTAAAAGTATTAAGCCAATTTGGGATTCCTGTATTTGATACTGAAGATAGTGATAGTGCGGAATATCCACAAATCAGTTTTTATGTTGAAAATTCTAGTAACAATAATATTTCTAAAAATGAAGTTAGATCGGCTTATACATTATGTGTTGATTACTACGACATTAAAAATAACAACAATGATCAAATGATGGACAACTGTTATGAAATTAAGCAATTACTCCAACATTTGAATTTATCAAATTATAATTGTCGGTATTCTGGTTATGATGACAGAACGCTGACAGATACATCTACATCACAAATCTTAAGAAGATACAACTTGATGATTGATTATTACATATCAGAAAGAATAGTTATTTAGACATTCATTTAAACGTGGATGTCTATTTTTTTACCCAATTTTAAGAAAAGAGGAAATGAAATGGACGGAGATACTACTACCGACAACAAATTTAAGAAAGCATTTAAGGGTCGGGATGCTGATAAAATCATTTATTTATATAAACGATTTATGCATGAACCATTGGCTAACAAGGCTCATATTTTAGGCCAACAAGGTGCCACATCAGGGACTAACGCTCGCGCTGTTCAATCTACAGCTACTAAGAGAGGTACGGCGAAAGGTGTTGGAGCTATTAACCAGCAAAGAACCGTTGATGTTATTTTTGATGATCCAGCCAAAAACGGAAAAGATTTGTACTGGGATTTGTATGCTGCATGGCAAAAAGGTGAATTAATTGGCTTGTGGAGAGTTGATTTAAACACCTTACATGGAACTAAACCAAATCGAAAAGTTCAAGCACAATATTCGCAATCATATGTACCCAATTTGCCTAACACTGAAGCACTAGGTGGGATTGTTACATCTAATCTTCAATTCGAAGTTAATGGTGTTGAACGTGCGCTTAATTCTGATGAAAATGCTTTTGAATTGAATGAAGCTGACTTCGAAGATGGGGTACTTGATGATTTAGATAAGTATTACAATTACGCCCACCCAAGTGATATTGGTACAGAAAATGGTGAAACTATTGATAAGACCGTCGACGATGACACTATTGAAGTTCAAGATACTTCAACTGGGGAAGATGTAATGGGACCTGCTTATAAAGTTGTTGATAATACGAATGGTTCAAATCCAACATCTAACCCATCAACTAGTGATACATCATCTGGTAAATCAGGTGACACATCAAATACATCTCCAACGGTTTAGGGACTAATAAAAGAGCATACTCACTCAAATATGAGCGGTGGCGGTCGGAATTATTCAATTAGGAGAACTCAAAATGATTAAATTGAACATCAAAGGTACGGAAGTAGAACCATCATTTACTTATGGTTTATATAAAAATATTGCCGGTAAAGAACGTGAAGAACGATCATCTAAATTCAATACATTTTTGAATGGGATTTTTAATGATGACATGAATCAAGTGATTTACTTCTTCTATTGTGTTGCCGGTGGCAAAATTCCGGAAGATGAAATTGTGGCACAAATTTCAGAACAAAAAGGATTTGAGAATATTCACGCAGTTTCTAGTGATATTCTTCAAGGATTTATGTCAGATGGTTTTTTCGCGACAGCAGTACAACAGTTGCTAAACTCCGTAGCAGATTCAATCAAGAGTATGCAAGAAGCTTACAAGATGCCTACGTTGACAGACGAAGACAGAGAAGTAGGGAAACTTCAAATCGAGGAGCGCAAAAAAGCACTCAAGGAAATGGAAAAGAGAATCAAGAAGTAAAGAGTTTCTTGGATTTGGATGTGCTTATTGTTCAAGCACGAAGAATTGTTGGAATAACTGACATAGATGATTTTTACAAACTTACTCCAAATGAATTTAGAGACTTATGTAAAGGTGCTTTGCTAGCACAATATGACAGGTTGCAAGATGAACGATTGAGTTCTGCAATGATAAAGCCCGTTGGATTCGTTCAAAATATTCAAGAGCAAAACGAGACAATTCAGCAAAGTTTAGATGAATTAAAAAGTAACGCCGATAGTTTTGGTAGTAATCAGAGTGAGGAACAAAGAGTCAAGAACGATAGCAGGGCATTTTATAACTTGGTAATGAAGAGGGGGCGTGAGTAGATGTCAGATATTGTCGTTAATAAGATTTTTAGACTTTCTGCTGAAGATAATGTCACCCCAACGCTTAGCAGAGTATCGCAATCGTTTGATAAGTTAACTAAGCCTAAAACCACTAAGTTTGATATTAGTGCCGATGAATCTAAGGTTCAGCAATATGCTTCACAGTTAGATGGATTATCTAAAACACATCAAACAAAGTTGGAAGCAATTGCCGATAAAATGGGATTTGATAACTTTGATAGCTATATGCGAACCCTTCCTAAAGATATTCAAACTGAGTTAAAAGCTAAGTTTGATAAGCAGGCTTTCGAATCGGCAAAACATGATTATGATTCTTTACCTAAAGAAAAGAAAACTAAGCTTGAAGCTATTGCGGAGCAAAGAGGATTTACAACATACAAAGCTATGTATAATGCAGTTCCTAAAGAAGCACGGACTCGTTTAGATTTCATAGCTAATAAAGGTGAATTTAGCGAGATCAATAGGGAAATTGCTGAAATAACTAAGCCGATTACTAAGAAAGTAAATGTCGATAGTTCTTCGGTTGATACTGCCACCAAGAAGTTTGGTCATCTTAAAGAAATCATAGCTGGTACTTTTGCGGGACAGATGATTTCCAATGGTGTTAATCAATTGACCAGTGGTTTAAAGTCAGCAACGCAAGCCGGAATGGAGTACAACAAGGAACAAGATACTATGAAGACCGTTTGGACGGCTCTTACAACAGAAGCACCGAGAGACGGCAAAGAATTAGTTAATTATATTAATAGTTTATCACAACACTCAATTTATGCTGCTGATACTATTAATGAAATGGCTCAATCCTTTTATCATGTTCATTCTAACGTTGACGAAACAAAAAGGTGGACAAATTCATTTGTGGCACTGGGTTCTACCTTACATATGAGTAATTCCGCTTTAGCAGAATCAGGTGAGATGTTCGCTAAAATTGTTGCTGGTGGTAAAGCCGGTTCAGAAGACATGGCGGTTATGATCAATCGTTTCCCTATGTTCGGTGAAGCTTTACAAAAAGCTACCGGTAAATCAATGAAGGAATTATATGCGATGTCAGCGGCTGGTAAATTAAGTGCAACACAATTTACTGAAACACTGGATTATTTGGGTAAGAAATACTCTGGTGGTACTCAAGAAGCCATGACTTCTTATATGGGCATGGGAATGTATATTCACTCACGTTTCAGCAAATTAATGGGTGATATCATGTCTCAAACATTTGACACTACTAAATCTGCTAGTGGTGCGATTAGAGATTTGCTATCTGATGATGCAATGCAGAAGTATTCTAAAGCAATTGGATCAGCGACAGGCAAAGTTTTAAATGGTATCGGGGACATCATCAAATATATTGATAGTCATAAAGAAACCATTATGAAGATTGGTAAAGACGTTGGTGAGATTGCTTCTATTTTCGGTAAAGCCATTTGGAATGATATAAAGTCAATCATGACTACCATAGCTGAGAAATTTGGACTTGTTGATAAGAACGCTAAAAGCTCTGCTGATCCACTTAAAACTTTCGAAAGCATTTTAAGTGCAATTGCTAAGCATAAAACTGCAATCTCTAATATTGCCGGAGCACTTTTAGCAATTAAAGGATTTAAGATGGCCAAAGGTGTATTTGATCCCTTGGCTAAAATTGCAGGTATCGGTGATAAAAATAAGGGCGGTTTGTTTACCAAAATAGTTGGTACTGGAGATAATAGCCAGAAGGTTGCGAGAAAGCCAGTTGAGTTCATTGGACATTGGACATGGAAAGGACTTAAGGGGTTTGGAAGATTAATTAAAACAGGCGGTTCAAAGACTCTGAAATTTGTTGGTAAATGGACTTGGAAGGGTTTAAAAGGCGCTGGAGGTCTAATTGGAAAAGGTGCAAGCAAAGCGACCACTTATACTGTTAAGGCAGTTGTCTCTGGCGCTGGTAAAGTTAAGGATTTAGCTTTGGCAGGAAAAGATTTAGCTGTGGCTTTTGGTGCTAAAACAATTGGAGCATTAAAGACCTTTGGTACTACCATGATGACTTTAGGTAAGACGGCCTTAATGAACCCTTATGTTGATATAGCACTTGCTGTGATTGGATTAGGTGTTGCTTTCTATGAAGCTTATAAGCATATCAAGCCCTTTAGAGATGCTATGAATAAACTTGGTGGCAGTATCGTGAAAGGTGTCAAAACTGGAATTGATGGAGCTAAAAAGTTATTTACTGGCAAGCTAGGATGGGAACAAGCAATTGGCAAAGAAACTGGAAAGATTGGAAAAAATATTCAATCTGGTTTTAAGACAGGC
Proteins encoded:
- a CDS encoding phage portal protein produces the protein MAIEDNPMAYYSSLPYPDQRTIHMLSGRRFSLESNKQYKMPQEIFDALKKNSVKLGEVATQFIEKHQALQVPRLLTLYRYYIGDNDIHYWDSEKSDSRADNRIASGFAHFITSIKTGYRFGNNIKFQYNEDSDTSKDDEDKLNDLIADFNSKNDESYHEKIMGKNLSIMGRAYELMYVRENTNEVALRPVNPANAFVVYDSSMEQHSLFAVYYYNINFNQQDYWYTVIYTDDHIYYYKPTSDYDGQLTLLRSEEHSFGSVPITEYINNDERMGDWEYKLDTIDAIDKSKSEMANSQEDFSNAMLMITGDIDVPKTPWVGADGQPLKDEDGHILYKKKPQIDTHQSKIWLKPALVKSGINDNSQVVQPTASYLTKELNSDGWKLYIDALNMEIHKDTNTPDTSDANFASNASGVAMSYKLWGSDQERSNQESLYTRGIMRRMRLLGNYWQKLNDIKDASMVENINPIYTPNLPKNDAEIMQTVTALVNTGKVSDQTILEQIEPITGVSYESEKERNEDDTEEAQKSNPFNKVFNRKSDDNQEPESDDSDSKEVDSDETNEESSD
- a CDS encoding minor capsid protein is translated as MKLTKNQAIRIAQKVYGKQDERVKEIEHMYRDTQSKVINDVDAFMGANKSWTAKASPDEIANFLANLKDTFYNASADDQNLIKIAYGSNELRTNGDMLMANITRDVVRQSMAQKIHLGVSTKNIPDVVNASTYHQATKVLRNNRHISEQSKNVDAIIYKSVQNATLDSHVDSDMFSSINKQTMQTLRKVRDVAEMAAKSPKDSLNWKTTISNILTGGDKATDGQMGRAAGLIRTATAQAMNRTRLQDFHSRGVKKYKYISLEAQNTCADCDALDGQIFNVEDAEEGVNFPLMHPNCQCTVIEINDDDDWDNSDYDVTDELDEL
- a CDS encoding DUF4355 domain-containing protein — encoded protein: MDPNQNNDQSQEPNVNNEPTQTEVTFDDKQQEKVNQLVSAGKAKEKARADQTIKELQSKVGNIPNLIKEAIAKHDTEANMTDKEKSDAHTQELENQIAKLQEENKHRALVDSANKIVAEKGLPQSFAKLFVGSTDDETQQNLESVKTEFDKAVQESVEERLKGKSSPQTATGSQATTVNEDLSDMSLEDLTKAYLQNPDLIKKNYLNK
- a CDS encoding capsid protein, translating into MPQFTGSTFLGQLVIPEIWAQYINNDNTKTNRLLTSGAITADDVMGAHLQDPGRLMNIPVLNDLYGDPQDWNDTDDIKVNSLTTDQHNAIKFYQAMAYGASDFGQQVSGANVQARITSRFSNYWQGQDQRLLLALLNNMYLIDDLKQEKSFGFDTAKDLSTGDYLAALSRMGDVATPSLTRLVVNSATVFAMREQNLIADVQPSQGATNLTTYNGISIVEDDDIELAADGTTTMYALSDGAMRYSTAPSSQNAVEVTRDALGKGGQSAIINRRIVSMHPNGLGYDVTQSYEGLTVNKLESATVPYYKIVTDPRNIGVVAYKFKVDPKYVVTNINTKAKKTAASTSGTTTGK
- a CDS encoding phage head-tail connector protein, giving the protein MSEETPTVTDTVLKNIEVLNDLKTDDPRIPRIKIYIDNAIDEIKLYLDIDTIDSKLTVIVQKVTQDALTKENYEGTKSISEEGMSLTFQDTDLSPYFDLLNQYKDGLEENDHRGSVMTFD
- a CDS encoding DUF6838 family protein — translated: MVNISPTRDLMTSALKVLSQFGIPVFDTEDSDSAEYPQISFYVENSSNNNISKNEVRSAYTLCVDYYDIKNNNNDQMMDNCYEIKQLLQHLNLSNYNCRYSGYDDRTLTDTSTSQILRRYNLMIDYYISERIVI
- a CDS encoding tape measure protein: MSDIVVNKIFRLSAEDNVTPTLSRVSQSFDKLTKPKTTKFDISADESKVQQYASQLDGLSKTHQTKLEAIADKMGFDNFDSYMRTLPKDIQTELKAKFDKQAFESAKHDYDSLPKEKKTKLEAIAEQRGFTTYKAMYNAVPKEARTRLDFIANKGEFSEINREIAEITKPITKKVNVDSSSVDTATKKFGHLKEIIAGTFAGQMISNGVNQLTSGLKSATQAGMEYNKEQDTMKTVWTALTTEAPRDGKELVNYINSLSQHSIYAADTINEMAQSFYHVHSNVDETKRWTNSFVALGSTLHMSNSALAESGEMFAKIVAGGKAGSEDMAVMINRFPMFGEALQKATGKSMKELYAMSAAGKLSATQFTETLDYLGKKYSGGTQEAMTSYMGMGMYIHSRFSKLMGDIMSQTFDTTKSASGAIRDLLSDDAMQKYSKAIGSATGKVLNGIGDIIKYIDSHKETIMKIGKDVGEIASIFGKAIWNDIKSIMTTIAEKFGLVDKNAKSSADPLKTFESILSAIAKHKTAISNIAGALLAIKGFKMAKGVFDPLAKIAGIGDKNKGGLFTKIVGTGDNSQKVARKPVEFIGHWTWKGLKGFGRLIKTGGSKTLKFVGKWTWKGLKGAGGLIGKGASKATTYTVKAVVSGAGKVKDLALAGKDLAVAFGAKTIGALKTFGTTMMTLGKTALMNPYVDIALAVIGLGVAFYEAYKHIKPFRDAMNKLGGSIVKGVKTGIDGAKKLFTGKLGWEQAIGKETGKIGKNIQSGFKTGTDWVKKHKTEITASLVNPFAGVTAWFLKDTKTGKNVTKWVSGLEKSVKTSTKGKKGLGNNLTGIFKGVGDWLIKDKSTKKGFDKWMSGLESSVKNSTKGKKGLLSNLTGTFDGVAKWFNKDKKTKKAMQTWSDGLGKIFSGKKGFAKLFSDSLDSMTKSLRKSKFGKAWDGFWKDTQKTTTSWDKNISKWWSGFTKDFGKKWDKTWKDRKAGMHDTWKGMHSAYDDFTTGIGTWWSGFSKDFGKDWNQGWKDRKTDIHDRWKGMHTAYDDFTTGINTWWSGFKSSFKSGWDSFWKGVQKLFKDIFGTFKDLAHDAMKGVVGAINGGIGGINTVIKFFGGKAQSIAPIKYAGGVGYHPGGPALINDQKGPLFEEAFKNPGEPWRVIPKMRNVMVDLKPGATVVPATETAQRFAPSSVPHYANGVGGWIKGELSDMGSWVKDKLEGITDFLKDPLGNLTSVWDKATSKISQATKFGSTFAPPAGHYVVKQSINWVKDQLSKLKDKELEAQSVAGDPKAAQAWLPIVKKVLKDMGANPPNGIDWEAAAYVREIARESGGNAAIRQQISDKNSLAGNPAMGLLQFIPQTFMAYAVPGHTNILSGVDQIMATTNAYMHNGGWNRIGTGRQINFLANGGWMTSPTYLGNGNVAGEVAGEPEVVINPARPSALPLMNQLMYKMADFHPEFKSSNLMGNISSDIGQKLDAVINLLGSINGKNFAPEINVVRTSNNLNQQNQRDTAVYGYMQGNRQ